The Ornithodoros turicata isolate Travis chromosome 9, ASM3712646v1, whole genome shotgun sequence genome includes a region encoding these proteins:
- the LOC135368851 gene encoding serine/arginine repetitive matrix protein 1-like isoform X1, with the protein MSPRRTTIAVGRRTSIDLRVRRRLSNALEEFKEYFDESSLDNKASSKEGPPPPKPVRIGRRTGKNVMPGKVIRRHSNGRENFLDYFTDDSSGGSRGRNATEHRSPVSEAESLGDERSKSSRASRHEQSVASISLAGERSQTDHTVEAERASAHGPPSRAFTPSFLHVSRTAHTDVQKYISPVTSTRKDGSVGPRESVGIPPPRNEKSPSSSVRISVIQEDEIAADQMADQMADPGGSGKGGTEDQPTGVSQKWTPSSQDKKQGGKAGLSMRKRFRLIYVKELLRNSGSASALNTNSIALGTSQSKEKHSVDSPGEPPANPTKATILSSTRLDAVTPARGVPKDFSHGDSLLRECSPVRKRSRDAASEDAPLSSSSQHGTPNGTLTVPQQKSASPSSAYNDPKLRPLAPSVVLDRLHPSVSPRRNEGQRRSHATSAGPKGPLVNDVEGPETAEGQNGGSGDSRSSRGVLQSPPSPPPTFPPSPSRSSRIRPNLRRKKMHDGYLNGAAEKRDHVTSSAATVVVTDKDSSSPRRVVPTVLGAAPQREHDDVLVHCSDEDPLPPQRQVGNAERPQSPPVTPRKQLKKGRGTKNTRRKNVKNTARQRLPTPEGRANSPTPAEAPEVVRTRGSPHQQSGSSSPGNHIAPRRSLRKRRPPPPARGYYRPVYTYTKDGPVFEEYRTFGKWEDPRLWLFAAQPKSNKVKTRGERRRRKVADASLPEAVGNGEEEMHNITPNKKMPRKKKNSEESQSEPDDGVCVAVQGPDLLNFEQMSHIRDISVRRSHEVKFLPEPGDENNSYGIATQYLLASCHTGLIRIQPGKMKQGADICRNTIIFTAMDNPVHLTTIRNTWVILSKGDSCLVPKGSTYAIRNLSQENQAELHFVVVA; encoded by the exons ATGTCACCTCGCCGGACTACGATAGCAGTTGGCAG GCGGACTAGTATAGATTTAAGGGTACGACGACGCCTTAGTAATGCCCTTGAAGAATTCAAGGAATATTTtg ACGAGAGCTCGCTCGACAACAAAGCTTCGTCGAAG GAGGGTCCACCGCCACCCAAACCAGTTCGCATTGGGAG GAGGACCGGTAAAAATGTTATGCCAGGAAAAGTCATTCGCCGTCACTCCAACGGGCGAGAAAATTTTCTGGACTATTTCACAG acgacagcagtgGAGGAAGCCGTGGG CGCAATGCTACTGAACATCGCAGCCCAGTATCCGAGGCAGAAAG TCTGGGAGATGAACGCAGTAAGAGCTCTCGTGCGAGCAGACATGAGCAAAGTGTGGCATCGATTTCAC TTGCAGGTGAAAGGTCACAGACAGACCACACGGTGGAAGCAGAGAGAGCTTCTGCGCATGGTCCGCCTTCACG GGCGTTCACTCCCAGCTTCCTGCATGTCTCGCGGACAGCTCACACAG ACGTCCAGAAATATATTAGCCCTGTGACATCAACCCGCAA GGATGGCTCAGTGGGTCCAAGAGAAAGCGTCGGCATACCACCACCAAGAAATGAGAAATCTCCTTCTTCTTCCGTGAGAATAAGTGTGATCCAGGAGGATGAGATAGCTGCTGATCAGATGGCTGACCAGATGGCTGACCCAGGAGGGTCAGGTAAAGGCGGCACCGAAGACCAGCCTACCGGGGTGTCTCAAAAATGGACTCCATCATCGCAAGACAAAAAACAGGGGGGCAAAGCGGGTCTTAGCATGAGGAAGAGGTTCAGGCTCATATACGTGAAGGAGCTCCTTAGGAACAGCGGATCTGCGTCAGCGTTGAACACGAACAGCATTGCACTGGGAACCAGCCAGAGCAAGGAGAAACACTCGGTCGACAGCCCAGGTGAGCCTCCGGCAAACCCTACGAAAGCAACCATCCTGTCGAGCACTCGTTTGGACGCCGTTACGCCGGCACGTGGTGTACCGAAGGACTTTTCGCACGGGGACTCGCTGCTCCGCGAATGTTCTCCCGTACGCAAGAGATCCCGTGACGCTGCTTCAGAGGATGCACCACTATCCTCCTCCAGCCAGCACGGGACCCCGAATGGTACTCTGACTGTTCCGCAGCAAAAATCTGCGTCGCCATCGTCGGCTTACAACGACCCAAAGTTGAGGCCCCTCGCACCTTCAGTTGTGCTGGATCGACTCCACCCCAGTGTGTCACCCCGCAGGAATGAGGGGCAGAGACGTTCGCACGCTACGTCTGCGGGACCGAAAGGACCCCTGGTGAATGACGTCGAAGGACCAGAAACGGCGGAGGGGCAAAACGGGGGCAGTGGCGACTCTCGCAGCTCCCGCGGTGTGCTCCAATCACCACCTTCACCGCCTCCCACCTTCCCACCATCGCCTTCAAGGTCATCCCGAATTCGTCCCAATTTAAGGCGGAAGAAAATGCACGACGGGTACCTCAACGGGGCTGCGGAAAAACGTGACCACGTAACGAGCTCTGCCGCGACGGTTGTGGTAACCGATAAGGACTCCTCATCTCCTCGTCGCGTTGTGCCTACGGTGCTCGGTGCTGCCCCTCAACGTGAACACGATGACGTACTCGTACACTGCAGCGATGAAGACCCTCTTCCGCCACAGCGGCAGGTGGGGAACGCGGAGAGGCCGCAGTCACCCCCAGTCACACCCAGAAAGCAACTTAAAAAGGGCAGGGGTACCAAGAACACGAGGAGAAAGAACGTGAAAAACACTGCAAGACAAAGACTACCGACCCCCGAGGGTCGCGCAAATAGTCCGACTCCCGCCGAGGCTCCAGAGGTCGTCCGCACACGGGGTAGTCCGCACCAGCAGAGTGGAAGCAGTAGTCCTG GCAACCACATTGCACCGAGGAGGTCACTTCGCAAAAGGCGTCCGCCCCCTCCTGCACGTGGTTACTACAGGCCTGTCTACACGTACACCAAAG ATGGGCCTGTTTTCGAGGAATATCGTACGTTTGGAAAATGGGAAGATCCAC GCCTATGGTTGTTTGCTGCCCAGCCAAAAAGCAACAAAGTCAAGACCAGAGGTGAAAGGCGCAGAAGAAAAGTAGCTGATGCATCACTTCCTGAGGCAGTAGGGAATGGTGAGGAAGAAATGCATAATATAACACCTAACAAGAAAATGCCTCGgaagaaaaagaacagcgaGGAGTCTCAGTCGGAAC CGGATGACGGTGTGTGTGTAGCAGTTCAAGGGCCTGACCTTCTCAACTTCGAGCAGATGTCTCACATACGTGATA TCTCAGTACGGAGATCTCACGAGGTCAAGTTCCTCCCTGAGCCCGGGGACGAAAACAATTCGTATGGGATTGCTACACAATATTTGCTTGCCTCCTGCCACACAGGACTAATCCGCATCCAGCCCGGCAAGATGAAACAAGGAGCGGATATATGCCGAAACACGATT ATTTTTACTGCCATGGACAATCCTGTGCACCTGACAACGATCCGCAACACGTGGGTCATACTTTCGAAGGGGGACTCGTGCCTGGTGCCTAAAG GTTCTACGTACGCCATCAGGAACTTATCTCAGGAGAACCAAGCGGAACTTCACTTCGTGGTTGTAGCATGA
- the LOC135368851 gene encoding serine/arginine repetitive matrix protein 1-like isoform X2 yields the protein MSPRRTTIAVGRRTSIDLRVRRRLSNALEEFKEYFDESSLDNKASSKEGPPPPKPVRIGRRTGKNVMPGKVIRRHSNGRENFLDYFTDDSSGGSRGRNATEHRSPVSEAESLGDERSKSSRASRHEQSVASISLAGERSQTDHTVEAERASAHGPPSRAFTPSFLHVSRTAHTDVQKYISPVTSTRKDGSVGPRESVGIPPPRNEKSPSSSVRISVIQEDEIAADQMADQMADPGGSGKGGTEDQPTGVSQKWTPSSQDKKQGGKAGLSMRKRFRLIYVKELLRNSGSASALNTNSIALGTSQSKEKHSVDSPGEPPANPTKATILSSTRLDAVTPARGVPKDFSHGDSLLRECSPVRKRSRDAASEDAPLSSSSQHGTPNGTLTVPQQKSASPSSAYNDPKLRPLAPSVVLDRLHPSVSPRRNEGQRRSHATSAGPKGPLVNDVEGPETAEGQNGGSGDSRSSRGVLQSPPSPPPTFPPSPSRSSRIRPNLRRKKMHDGYLNGAAEKRDHVTSSAATVVVTDKDSSSPRRVVPTVLGAAPQREHDDVLVHCSDEDPLPPQRQVGNAERPQSPPVTPRKQLKKGRGTKNTRRKNVKNTARQRLPTPEGRANSPTPAEAPEVVRTRGSPHQQSGSSSPGNHIAPRRSLRKRRPPPPARGYYRPVYTYTKDGPVFEEYRTFGKWEDPRLWLFAAQPKSNKVKTRGERRRRKVADASLPEAVGNGEEEMHNITPNKKMPRKKKNSEESQSELSVRRSHEVKFLPEPGDENNSYGIATQYLLASCHTGLIRIQPGKMKQGADICRNTIIFTAMDNPVHLTTIRNTWVILSKGDSCLVPKGSTYAIRNLSQENQAELHFVVVA from the exons ATGTCACCTCGCCGGACTACGATAGCAGTTGGCAG GCGGACTAGTATAGATTTAAGGGTACGACGACGCCTTAGTAATGCCCTTGAAGAATTCAAGGAATATTTtg ACGAGAGCTCGCTCGACAACAAAGCTTCGTCGAAG GAGGGTCCACCGCCACCCAAACCAGTTCGCATTGGGAG GAGGACCGGTAAAAATGTTATGCCAGGAAAAGTCATTCGCCGTCACTCCAACGGGCGAGAAAATTTTCTGGACTATTTCACAG acgacagcagtgGAGGAAGCCGTGGG CGCAATGCTACTGAACATCGCAGCCCAGTATCCGAGGCAGAAAG TCTGGGAGATGAACGCAGTAAGAGCTCTCGTGCGAGCAGACATGAGCAAAGTGTGGCATCGATTTCAC TTGCAGGTGAAAGGTCACAGACAGACCACACGGTGGAAGCAGAGAGAGCTTCTGCGCATGGTCCGCCTTCACG GGCGTTCACTCCCAGCTTCCTGCATGTCTCGCGGACAGCTCACACAG ACGTCCAGAAATATATTAGCCCTGTGACATCAACCCGCAA GGATGGCTCAGTGGGTCCAAGAGAAAGCGTCGGCATACCACCACCAAGAAATGAGAAATCTCCTTCTTCTTCCGTGAGAATAAGTGTGATCCAGGAGGATGAGATAGCTGCTGATCAGATGGCTGACCAGATGGCTGACCCAGGAGGGTCAGGTAAAGGCGGCACCGAAGACCAGCCTACCGGGGTGTCTCAAAAATGGACTCCATCATCGCAAGACAAAAAACAGGGGGGCAAAGCGGGTCTTAGCATGAGGAAGAGGTTCAGGCTCATATACGTGAAGGAGCTCCTTAGGAACAGCGGATCTGCGTCAGCGTTGAACACGAACAGCATTGCACTGGGAACCAGCCAGAGCAAGGAGAAACACTCGGTCGACAGCCCAGGTGAGCCTCCGGCAAACCCTACGAAAGCAACCATCCTGTCGAGCACTCGTTTGGACGCCGTTACGCCGGCACGTGGTGTACCGAAGGACTTTTCGCACGGGGACTCGCTGCTCCGCGAATGTTCTCCCGTACGCAAGAGATCCCGTGACGCTGCTTCAGAGGATGCACCACTATCCTCCTCCAGCCAGCACGGGACCCCGAATGGTACTCTGACTGTTCCGCAGCAAAAATCTGCGTCGCCATCGTCGGCTTACAACGACCCAAAGTTGAGGCCCCTCGCACCTTCAGTTGTGCTGGATCGACTCCACCCCAGTGTGTCACCCCGCAGGAATGAGGGGCAGAGACGTTCGCACGCTACGTCTGCGGGACCGAAAGGACCCCTGGTGAATGACGTCGAAGGACCAGAAACGGCGGAGGGGCAAAACGGGGGCAGTGGCGACTCTCGCAGCTCCCGCGGTGTGCTCCAATCACCACCTTCACCGCCTCCCACCTTCCCACCATCGCCTTCAAGGTCATCCCGAATTCGTCCCAATTTAAGGCGGAAGAAAATGCACGACGGGTACCTCAACGGGGCTGCGGAAAAACGTGACCACGTAACGAGCTCTGCCGCGACGGTTGTGGTAACCGATAAGGACTCCTCATCTCCTCGTCGCGTTGTGCCTACGGTGCTCGGTGCTGCCCCTCAACGTGAACACGATGACGTACTCGTACACTGCAGCGATGAAGACCCTCTTCCGCCACAGCGGCAGGTGGGGAACGCGGAGAGGCCGCAGTCACCCCCAGTCACACCCAGAAAGCAACTTAAAAAGGGCAGGGGTACCAAGAACACGAGGAGAAAGAACGTGAAAAACACTGCAAGACAAAGACTACCGACCCCCGAGGGTCGCGCAAATAGTCCGACTCCCGCCGAGGCTCCAGAGGTCGTCCGCACACGGGGTAGTCCGCACCAGCAGAGTGGAAGCAGTAGTCCTG GCAACCACATTGCACCGAGGAGGTCACTTCGCAAAAGGCGTCCGCCCCCTCCTGCACGTGGTTACTACAGGCCTGTCTACACGTACACCAAAG ATGGGCCTGTTTTCGAGGAATATCGTACGTTTGGAAAATGGGAAGATCCAC GCCTATGGTTGTTTGCTGCCCAGCCAAAAAGCAACAAAGTCAAGACCAGAGGTGAAAGGCGCAGAAGAAAAGTAGCTGATGCATCACTTCCTGAGGCAGTAGGGAATGGTGAGGAAGAAATGCATAATATAACACCTAACAAGAAAATGCCTCGgaagaaaaagaacagcgaGGAGTCTCAGTCGGAAC TCTCAGTACGGAGATCTCACGAGGTCAAGTTCCTCCCTGAGCCCGGGGACGAAAACAATTCGTATGGGATTGCTACACAATATTTGCTTGCCTCCTGCCACACAGGACTAATCCGCATCCAGCCCGGCAAGATGAAACAAGGAGCGGATATATGCCGAAACACGATT ATTTTTACTGCCATGGACAATCCTGTGCACCTGACAACGATCCGCAACACGTGGGTCATACTTTCGAAGGGGGACTCGTGCCTGGTGCCTAAAG GTTCTACGTACGCCATCAGGAACTTATCTCAGGAGAACCAAGCGGAACTTCACTTCGTGGTTGTAGCATGA
- the LOC135368852 gene encoding ATP-dependent RNA helicase DDX51-like translates to MDQLYIVNRFKAQEDLTETQKVIDPQRRLRKLLKQASEKQEASRHFPKTHDVPSEPTTPDSAITTKPKKRKRDPQDYTENVRSTLKKTHEDDGAITVPSENNVHPEEKVVKPKKKKRKTAGKDSKITTQISEQAPTHSTKEGEQNCADGASEIHAESLKASDSTKPLVSSEAETEIKDKKTRTRSKKKLKQNKEKASPVQNGELFPVLGDMSAKLGDTVKRVLPDWLSNPEVIEPSVSKAKKSTAQIGAHSGMLSSEMLSTLSANGIKRLFPVQEKVIPWLLSSAQQRSFIPPRDVCVSAPTGSGKTLAYVIPIVESLRSRVVRSVRAVVVLPVRELAAQVFQVFSKYVRGTTLKVQLLTASKPLAEEQALIVRKGVRGYQSLVDIVVTTPHRLFDHLQRTPGFSLQHLRFFILDEADRVVEDIRRTLIPQVEAAVFGDDKGNCCCYGEHRCQRLYSQPLTACSLQHCRQPVQKLLYSATLTQDPEKLQSLMLFHPTLFTASASQQQPAGIFGGKYTTPQGLTEFYYSVKDATKPLAVWNLVAKRGYRGTLCFTASREEAHRLSLVLNFMGDIEAREFSADLSTADRAKVLRTFAAGKIDVLVCSTVLARGLDIHNVQNVICYDPPKYIKTYVHQVGRTARAGKPGTAITLMRAGQVARFRDMLSSVGKEDVKCMEIEEGALSPFHQKYREALNRAQEVICEESQKRKDSKKPKFAKKNKMPASAFGKKKISHNLTARNQKLRRER, encoded by the exons ATGGACCAACTCTATATAGTAAACAG GTTCAAGGCTCAAGAGGACCTGACAGAGACACAGAAGGTTATTGATCCACAGAGAAGGCTGAGAAAACTATTAAAGCAGGCCAGTGAAAAGCAGGAAGCTAGTCGTCATTTTCCGAAGACCCATGATGTGCCATCGGAGCCTACCACACCTGACAGTGCCATCACGACGAAGCCGAAGAAACGAAAGCGAGACCCACAAGATTACACAGAAAATGTCCGCAGCACATTGAAGAAAACGCATGAGGACGATGGGGCCATTACTGTACCATCAGAAAATAATGTGCATCCTGAAGAAAAAGTTGTGAAaccgaagaagaaaaagagaaaaactgcCGGCAAAGATAGTAAGATTACCACACAAATATCCGAACAAGCGCCCACACATTCTACTAAGGAAGGGGAGCAAAATTGTGCAGATGGTGCATCAGAAATCCACGCCGAAAGTCTGAAGGCGTCTGATAGTACAAAGCCGCTTGTGTCATCCGAGGCAGAAACAGAAATCAAGGATAAGAAAACGAGGacaagaagcaaaaaaaagcTGAAGCAAAACAAAGAGAAAGCGTCCCCAGTTCAGAATGGAGAGCTTTTTCCTGTGCTCGGCGATATGTCGGCAAAGCTCGGCGACACCGTGAAGAGAGTGTTGCCAGACTGGTTATCGAATCCCGAGGTCATCGAGCCCAGCGTATCGAAGGCGAAGAAGTCGACTGCACAGATTGGTGCGCATTCGGGGATGCTTAGCTCGGAGATGCTGTCCACATTGTCCGCGAACGGCATAAAGAGATTGTTTCCCGTACAGGAAAAGGTGATCCCGTGGCTCCTCTCGTCGGCCCAACAACGGTCCTTCATCCCACCGCGCGATGTGTGCGTATCCGCCCCGACCGGAAGTGGTAAAACCCTCGCCTATGTCATCCCCATCGTGGAATCCCTGCGCTCCCGAGTTGTGCGCTCCGTACGTGCCGTCGTAGTCCTCCCCGTGAGAGAACTGGCTGCCCAAGTCTTTCAAGTCTTCTCAAAGTACGTTCGTGGGACAACGCTCAAGGTGCAACTCTTAACGGCGTCGAAGCCCCTCGCGGAAGAGCAGGCGCTTATTGTTCGCAAGGGTGTGCGGGGATACCAAAGCCTGGTGGACATCGTAGTGACCACTCCGCACCGCCTGTTCGACCACCTGCAGCGGACGCCCGGGTTTTCCCTGCAGCACTTGCGCTTCTTCATCCTCGACGAGGCGGACAGGGTCGTGGAGGACATCAGACGCACGTTGATACCGCAGGTTGAGGCCGCGGTGTTCGGAGACGACAAGGGCAACTGCTGTTGCTACGGGGAACACCGCTGCCAGCGCCTCTACAGCCAACCGCTCACTGCGTGTTCCCTGCAGCACTGTCGACAGCCGGTGCAGAAACTCCTGTATTCCGCAACGCTTACCCAAGACCCGGAGAAACTGCAGAGCTTGATGCTCTTTCATCCAACGTTGTTCACTGCTTCAGCGAGTCAGCAGCAGCCAGCCGGGATATTTGGAGGGAAGTACACCACACCGCAAGGTCTGACCGAGTTCTACTACTCTGTGAAGGATGCCACAAAACCCCTGGCAGTGTGGAACCTGGTGGCGAAACGTGGTTATCGTGGGACACTGTGCTTCACCGCGAGTCGTGAAGAAGCTCACCGGTTGTCCCTCGTGCTGAACTTCATGGGTGACATCGAAGCTCGAGAGTTCTCCGCAGACCTGAGCACTGCAGACAGGGCGAAAGTGCTTCGGACATTTGCTGCCGGAAAGATAGACGTACTTGTGTGCTCGACCGTTCTTGCCCGAGGTCTGGACATACACAACGTCCAGAACGTAATCTGCTACGACCCACcgaaatacataaaaacgtaCGTCCATCAGGTGGGGCGTACGGCCCGAGCCGGTAAGCCCGGCACGGCTATCACACTGATGCGTGCTGGACAAGTGGCGCGTTTTAGAGACATGCTCTCCTCGGTCGGGAAAGAGGACGTTAAATGCATGGAAATAGAAGAGGGGGCTCTTTCGCCTTTCCACCAGAAGTATCGAGAGGCTCTCAATCGGGCGCAGGAAGTGATCTGCGAAGAAAGTCAGAAGAGGAAAGACAGCAAGAAGCCAAAGTTTGCAAAGAAGAACAAGATGCCCGCATCTGCCTTTGGCAAAAAGAAAATTTCACACAATCTTACAGCGAGGAATCAAAAGTTACGGAGGGAGCGTTAA
- the LOC135368853 gene encoding prostaglandin E synthase 2-like, with the protein MAAFFPRLYRCLCTKPFLASAVCQNVQRARSSAWRNGDPRKRINFTFVAVTGVVAGAVGHASMQALEIANDGITDIMLPVKHKSITPPKIKASRFVSGPVTKTGLKLTLFQYQTCPFCCKVRAFLQYYGIPFTVIEVDPVLRQQLKFSEYRKVPILLVEDGQDCWQINDSTVIVSMMQSYLIDKEPGFKKYLSLYEPIEMKDASGKVTTEVLNKYHLMLKDAPSKGQEYDKMRRELKWRTWADDTLVHVLSPNVYRTRQEALQAFNYFSEVGQWEANFPAWERLLVIYVGAAAMYLVGKRLKKRHNLKDDVRQSFRDACNEWMKEVGAAEFHGGNKPNLADLAVYGVLNSVEGCTAFKEMLEDTSISSWYWKMKGCVSNHLGSRSLNSGQ; encoded by the exons ATGGCGGCTTTCTTTCCGCGACTTTACCGGTGCTTGTGCACAAAACCCTTTCTGGCTTCTGCCGTTTGCCAGAACGTACAGAGAGCACGTAGCAGTGCGTGGAGAAATGGAGATCCTCGAAAGCGTATAAACTTCACATTCGTTGCTGTCACTGGGGTAGTCGCAGGCGCAGTCGGGCATGCCTCTATGCAAGCACTAGAGATCGCGAACGACGGCATCACGGACATTATGTTGCCTGTGAAACACAAAAGTATCACGCCTCCCAAAATAAAGGCTTCACGATTT GTGAGCGGCCCCGTCACGAAGACGGGACTGAAGCTGACTTTGTTCCAGTACCAGACGTGCCCTTTCTGCTGCAAGGTGCGAGCATTCCTGCAGTACTATGGTATCCCGTTTACAGTTATCGAGGTTGACCCAGTCCTTCGTCAGCAATTGAAGTTTTCAGAGTACAGGAAGGTCCCTATCCTTCTTGTGGAAGACGGGCAGGACTGCTGG CAAATAAACGACTCGACTGTCATAGTCAGTATGATGCAAAGCTACCTCATTGATAAGGAGCCTGGATTTAAGAAGTATTTGAGCTTGTATGAACCAATTGAGATGAAGGATGCCTCTGGCAAGGTAACTACGGAAGTCTTAAATAAGTACCACCTCATGCTAAAAGACGCTCCATCGAAGGGACAAGAGTACGACAAGATGAG ACGCGAGCTTAAATGGCGCACGTGGGCGGACGATACCCTGGTGCATGTGCTCTCTCCAAATGTGTATCGCACAAGACAGGAGGCCCTCCAAGCTTTCAACTATTTCTCCGAAGTTGGTCAGTGGGAAGCGAACTTCCCCGCATGGGAACGTCTGCTAGTCATCTACGTAGGTGCAGCTGCCATGTACTTAGTTGGAAAGAGGCTCAAGAAGAG GCATAATCTCAAGGACGACGTTAGGCAAAGCTTTCGTGACGCTTGTAACGAGTGGATGAAGGAGGTTGGCGCAGCTGAGTTTCATGGTGGAAACAAACCAAACCTTGCAGACTTG GCCGTGTACGGAGTGCTAAACTCTGTCGAAGGCTGTACGGCGTTCAAGGAAATGCTGGAAGACACCAGCATAAGCTCGTGGTACTGGAAGATGAAGGGATGCGTCTCCAACCACTTGGGAAGTCGGTCGTTGAACTCTGGCCAATAG